From Candidatus Sphingomonas colombiensis, one genomic window encodes:
- the fabG gene encoding 3-oxoacyl-[acyl-carrier-protein] reductase, whose translation MFDLTGMTALVTGASGGIGSAIAQALAAQGARLAVSGSNAEKLNAFRDSLGGDHVAVPANLSDPAAVDALVPAAVEALGGRLDILVNNAGITRDNLAMRMKDDEWQQVISVNLEAAFRLIRAAAKPMMKQRFGRVISITSVVGQTGNPGQANYAASKAGLVGMSKALAQELASRNITVNCVAPGFIRSAMTEVLPEAQKTALLGKIPAGDLGTGEDIGAAVVYLASKEAGYVTGQTLHVNGGMAMV comes from the coding sequence ATGTTCGACCTCACAGGCATGACCGCGCTGGTCACCGGCGCTTCGGGCGGAATCGGATCGGCCATCGCGCAGGCGCTGGCGGCGCAGGGCGCACGGCTCGCCGTTTCCGGCTCGAATGCCGAAAAACTCAACGCTTTCCGCGACAGCCTTGGCGGCGATCACGTCGCGGTGCCGGCGAATCTCTCCGATCCGGCGGCGGTCGACGCGCTGGTTCCGGCGGCGGTCGAAGCACTCGGCGGCCGACTCGATATCCTCGTCAACAATGCCGGCATCACGCGCGACAATCTCGCGATGCGGATGAAGGATGACGAATGGCAGCAGGTGATCTCGGTCAACCTCGAAGCCGCCTTCCGGCTGATTCGCGCCGCCGCGAAGCCGATGATGAAGCAGCGTTTCGGCCGCGTGATTTCGATCACTTCGGTCGTCGGGCAGACCGGAAATCCGGGGCAGGCGAATTATGCCGCGTCCAAGGCCGGGCTGGTCGGCATGTCCAAGGCGCTGGCGCAGGAACTGGCGAGCCGTAACATCACCGTGAACTGCGTGGCCCCCGGATTCATCCGTTCCGCGATGACCGAAGTGCTGCCGGAGGCGCAGAAAACTGCGCTTCTCGGAAAAATTCCGGCAGGTGATCTTGGAACAGGGGAAGACATTGGCGCCGCCGTCGTCTATCTGGCGTCGAAGGAAGCGGGTTATGTCACCGGCCAGACGCTGCATGTGAATGGCGGCATGGCGATGGTGTAA
- a CDS encoding acyl carrier protein, giving the protein MSETADRVKKIVVEHLGVEADKVTEDASFIDDLGADSLDIVELVMAFEEEFGVEIPDDAAEKITTVKDAISYIDEHKG; this is encoded by the coding sequence ATGAGCGAGACCGCCGACCGCGTGAAGAAGATCGTCGTCGAGCATCTCGGCGTCGAAGCCGATAAGGTGACCGAAGATGCCAGCTTCATTGACGATCTCGGTGCCGACAGTCTCGACATCGTCGAACTGGTGATGGCGTTCGAGGAAGAATTCGGTGTTGAGATCCCCGATGATGCCGCCGAGAAGATCACGACCGTAAAGGACGCGATCAGCTATATCGACGAGCACAAGGGCTGA
- the fabF gene encoding beta-ketoacyl-ACP synthase II, which yields MRRVVVTGLGLVTPLGSNVETAWANIIAARSGAGPITHFDASDQKCRIACEVKPADHEYGFDPSKRVDHKIQRQVDPFIIFGIDAAGQALEDAGLTEMSEAERLRAGCSIGAGIGGLPGIASESIVLHEKGPGRVSPHFVHGRLINLISGQVSIKYGLMGPNHAVVTACSTGAHSIGDAARMIAMDDADVMLAGGAEGAICPLGIAGFAQARALSTNFNDAPEKASRPYDRDRDGFVMGEGAGVVVLEEYERAKARGAKIYAEVIGYGLSGDAYHVTAPHPEGSGAFRSMEMAMRKSGLALSDIDYINAHGTSTPLGDELELGAVRRLFGDALGGLSMSSTKSAIGHLLGGAGAVESIFCILALRDQIVPPTLNLDNPSENCIGVDLVPHVAKKRKVRAVLNNSFGFGGTNASLVMKAV from the coding sequence ATGCGTCGTGTCGTCGTCACCGGCCTAGGCCTGGTCACCCCGCTCGGCAGTAATGTCGAGACGGCCTGGGCCAATATCATCGCCGCACGTTCGGGCGCTGGCCCGATCACCCATTTCGATGCGTCGGATCAGAAATGCCGCATCGCCTGCGAGGTGAAGCCGGCCGATCACGAATATGGCTTCGATCCGTCGAAGCGCGTCGATCACAAGATTCAGCGTCAGGTCGATCCTTTCATCATCTTCGGCATCGATGCCGCCGGGCAAGCGCTGGAAGACGCCGGCCTGACCGAGATGAGCGAAGCCGAACGGCTGCGCGCCGGTTGCTCGATCGGCGCGGGCATCGGTGGCCTGCCGGGCATCGCGAGCGAATCGATCGTGCTCCACGAAAAGGGGCCGGGCCGAGTTTCGCCGCATTTCGTCCACGGGCGGCTGATCAACCTGATCTCCGGTCAGGTCTCGATCAAATACGGGCTGATGGGGCCGAATCACGCGGTCGTCACCGCTTGCTCCACCGGCGCGCATTCGATCGGCGACGCCGCGCGGATGATCGCGATGGACGATGCCGACGTGATGCTGGCGGGCGGCGCGGAAGGCGCGATCTGCCCGCTCGGCATCGCCGGCTTCGCGCAGGCGCGCGCGCTCTCGACCAATTTCAACGACGCGCCGGAAAAGGCGAGCCGCCCCTATGATCGTGATCGCGACGGTTTCGTGATGGGCGAGGGCGCTGGCGTCGTCGTGCTCGAGGAATATGAGCGGGCGAAGGCGCGCGGCGCGAAAATCTATGCGGAAGTGATCGGCTACGGCCTATCGGGCGATGCCTATCACGTCACCGCGCCGCACCCGGAAGGGTCGGGCGCGTTCCGCTCGATGGAAATGGCGATGCGCAAGAGCGGCCTCGCGCTGTCCGACATCGACTATATCAACGCGCACGGCACCTCGACCCCGCTTGGCGACGAGCTGGAGCTGGGCGCGGTGCGCCGGCTGTTCGGCGACGCGCTCGGCGGGCTGTCGATGTCGTCGACCAAGTCGGCGATCGGGCATCTGCTGGGCGGCGCCGGGGCGGTCGAATCGATCTTCTGCATCCTCGCGCTGCGGGATCAGATCGTGCCGCCGACGCTGAACCTCGACAATCCGAGCGAGAATTGCATCGGCGTGGACCTCGTCCCGCATGTCGCGAAGAAGCGGAAGGTGCGCGCGGTGCTGAACAATTCGTTCGGCTTCGGCGGCACCAACGCCTCGCTGGTGATGAAGGCGGTTTAA
- the mltG gene encoding endolytic transglycosylase MltG gives MRKLGCFGMLLGLLGIAALAWLAHDWSGAGPAAKPVAVIVPEGASLSRAATELQKAGAIRSATRFRGYARVFGNGQPIKAGEYAIPAHASASEVLALMQEGKVRQRLIPVPEGYPSILVHEALMSADGLVGEVPVPAEGSILPDSYAYQTGDTRAAVVARMQKAMRDYLAAAWKRRKPGIAVTTPEQAIILASIVEKETGKPSERREVAAVYANRLKRGMPLQADPTVIYPITKGKPLGRRILQSELRAKNGYNTYAEAGLPAGPIANPGRASIDAVLDPAQTAALYFVADGTGGHVFANTLDQHNANVKKWYAIRRARGEM, from the coding sequence ATGCGCAAGCTCGGTTGCTTCGGAATGTTGCTCGGCCTGCTGGGCATCGCCGCGCTTGCGTGGCTGGCGCATGATTGGAGCGGTGCGGGCCCGGCGGCCAAGCCGGTCGCGGTCATCGTGCCGGAGGGCGCATCGCTCTCCCGCGCCGCGACTGAGCTGCAAAAGGCCGGGGCTATCCGATCGGCGACGCGTTTCCGGGGTTACGCCCGCGTGTTCGGCAATGGCCAGCCGATCAAGGCCGGGGAATATGCCATTCCCGCTCACGCCAGCGCCTCCGAGGTGCTGGCGCTGATGCAGGAAGGCAAGGTCCGCCAGCGGCTGATCCCGGTGCCGGAAGGCTATCCTTCGATCCTCGTTCACGAGGCGCTGATGAGCGCCGACGGGCTGGTTGGCGAGGTGCCGGTTCCGGCGGAGGGCTCGATCCTGCCCGACAGCTATGCCTATCAGACGGGCGATACGCGTGCGGCGGTGGTCGCACGGATGCAAAAGGCGATGCGCGACTATCTCGCCGCAGCGTGGAAGCGGCGCAAGCCGGGGATCGCGGTGACCACCCCGGAACAGGCGATCATCCTCGCCTCGATCGTAGAGAAGGAAACCGGCAAGCCGAGCGAACGGCGTGAGGTCGCCGCGGTTTATGCCAATCGCCTGAAGCGCGGGATGCCGCTCCAGGCCGATCCGACGGTGATCTATCCGATCACCAAAGGTAAGCCGCTCGGCCGCCGCATCCTGCAATCGGAGCTGCGCGCGAAAAACGGGTATAACACCTATGCCGAAGCCGGCCTGCCGGCTGGCCCGATCGCCAATCCCGGGCGCGCCTCGATCGATGCGGTGCTGGATCCGGCGCAGACCGCCGCGCTCTATTTCGTAGCTGACGGCACCGGCGGCCATGTGTTCGCCAACACGCTCGATCAGCACAATGCGAATGTGAAGAAATGGTACGCCATCCGCCGTGCGCGCGGGGAAATGTAG
- a CDS encoding Rho termination factor: MARDHGPQIKDDKLYEALLKQGDSKEKAARIANAHAAGTLHPRGQKLETRSKEDLYSEARKIGIAGRSTMSKAELVKAIRGHG; the protein is encoded by the coding sequence ATGGCACGGGACCACGGCCCGCAGATCAAGGACGACAAGCTTTACGAGGCGTTGCTCAAGCAAGGCGATTCGAAGGAAAAGGCCGCGCGCATCGCCAATGCCCATGCCGCCGGCACGCTGCATCCACGCGGGCAGAAGCTGGAGACGCGATCGAAGGAGGATCTTTACAGCGAGGCGCGGAAGATCGGAATCGCGGGCCGCTCAACCATGTCGAAAGCGGAACTGGTGAAGGCGATCCGCGGGCACGGGTGA
- the purF gene encoding amidophosphoribosyltransferase, whose amino-acid sequence MLTTNPFDDDHLHEECGIFGVSGADSAAALVALGLHALQHRGQEAAGITAFDGTQFRTHRAMGHVAGNFDSDSVIRALAGSVACGHVRYSTTGETALRNVQPLYADLATGGFAIAHNGNISNAMRLRRELVRRGSIFQSTSDTETIIHLVATSSYRSLLDRFIDALKQVEGAYSLIVMTPEGMIACRDPLGIRPLVIGKLGDAIMFASETVALDVVGAEFVRSVEPGELVIVQGAEMRSIHPFAKAAARPCIFEWVYFSRPDSIVDDLSVYSVRKAIGAELALESPVDADLVIPVPDSGVPAAIGYAQESGIPFELGIIRSHYVGRTFIQPGDKVRHLGVKLKHNANRALIKGKRVVLIDDSIVRGTTSVKIVQMMREAGAIEVHMRIASPPTKHSCFYGVDTPEREKLLAAKLDLARMTEYIGADSLGFVSIDGLYKALGEQGRTQERPQYCDACFTGDYPTVLTDHDELAEVDQFALLEERVA is encoded by the coding sequence ATGCTGACCACGAATCCTTTCGACGACGACCATCTGCACGAAGAGTGCGGCATCTTCGGGGTGTCAGGCGCTGATAGCGCCGCCGCTCTGGTGGCGCTGGGCCTTCACGCTTTGCAACACCGTGGCCAGGAGGCGGCGGGAATTACCGCTTTCGACGGTACGCAGTTCCGCACCCATCGCGCGATGGGCCATGTCGCGGGCAATTTCGACAGCGACAGCGTGATTCGCGCGCTCGCCGGCTCGGTCGCCTGCGGACATGTCCGTTATTCGACCACGGGCGAAACGGCGCTGCGCAATGTTCAGCCCTTATATGCCGATCTCGCCACCGGTGGGTTTGCGATTGCGCATAACGGCAATATTTCCAATGCGATGCGGTTGCGGCGCGAATTGGTGCGGCGCGGTTCGATCTTCCAGTCGACCAGCGACACCGAAACAATCATCCACCTTGTCGCCACCTCCAGCTATCGCTCGCTGCTCGATCGTTTCATCGATGCGCTGAAGCAGGTTGAGGGCGCCTATTCGCTGATCGTGATGACGCCGGAAGGGATGATCGCCTGCCGCGATCCGCTGGGCATCCGGCCGCTGGTGATCGGCAAGCTCGGCGATGCGATCATGTTCGCGTCTGAAACCGTCGCGCTGGACGTGGTCGGCGCGGAATTCGTCCGCTCGGTCGAACCGGGCGAGCTGGTGATCGTGCAGGGCGCGGAGATGCGCTCGATCCACCCGTTCGCGAAGGCGGCGGCGCGGCCGTGCATCTTCGAATGGGTTTATTTCTCGCGCCCGGATTCGATCGTCGACGATCTGTCCGTCTATTCGGTGCGCAAAGCGATCGGTGCCGAGCTGGCGCTCGAATCGCCGGTCGACGCCGATCTCGTGATCCCGGTGCCGGATTCGGGCGTGCCCGCCGCGATCGGATATGCGCAGGAATCGGGCATTCCGTTCGAGCTGGGGATCATCCGCTCGCATTATGTCGGCCGCACCTTCATCCAGCCGGGCGACAAGGTTCGCCACCTGGGCGTGAAGCTGAAGCACAATGCCAATCGTGCGCTGATCAAGGGCAAGCGGGTGGTGCTGATCGACGATTCGATCGTGCGTGGCACCACCAGCGTGAAGATCGTGCAGATGATGCGCGAAGCCGGCGCGATCGAGGTGCACATGCGCATCGCCAGCCCACCGACCAAGCATAGCTGCTTCTATGGCGTCGATACGCCCGAGCGCGAAAAGCTGCTCGCCGCGAAGCTCGATCTCGCCAGGATGACTGAATATATTGGCGCGGATTCGCTCGGCTTCGTCTCGATCGACGGGCTGTACAAAGCGCTGGGCGAACAGGGGCGCACCCAAGAGCGTCCGCAATATTGCGACGCCTGCTTCACCGGCGATTATCCCACCGTGCTGACCGATCATGACGAGCTGGCGGAGGTCGATCAATTCGCCCTGCTCGAAGAACGCGTCGCCTGA
- a CDS encoding SDR family NAD(P)-dependent oxidoreductase — protein sequence MTDQNKPLAGKLALVTGASRGIGAATATALAAQGAHVVITARSAKELEAIEQAIFDAGGSATIAPLDLTETDAIARLAAAVGERWKALDVLVLNAGMLGTLASVPAIDPKELAQVLTLNVSAQVALIQAFDPMLKQSDAGKVIAITSSVGRKPRAYWGAYGASKAAMDTLITAYGDEVGEISRIRTAIVDPGATRTVMRARAYPGEDPASVKEPGVVAARIVALAVDGFENNHFERVEA from the coding sequence ATGACCGACCAGAACAAGCCGCTCGCGGGGAAGCTCGCGCTCGTTACCGGCGCCTCGCGCGGCATTGGGGCGGCGACCGCCACCGCGCTTGCTGCACAGGGTGCGCATGTCGTGATCACCGCGCGTTCCGCGAAGGAACTGGAGGCGATCGAGCAGGCGATTTTCGATGCGGGTGGATCGGCGACGATCGCGCCGCTCGATCTGACCGAGACCGATGCGATCGCGCGGTTGGCCGCTGCGGTGGGCGAGCGCTGGAAAGCGCTCGACGTGCTGGTGCTCAACGCCGGAATGCTTGGCACGCTGGCATCAGTGCCGGCGATCGATCCCAAGGAACTGGCGCAGGTGCTGACGCTCAACGTGTCCGCGCAAGTCGCGCTGATTCAGGCGTTCGATCCGATGCTGAAGCAATCCGATGCGGGCAAGGTAATCGCGATCACCTCCTCCGTCGGGCGCAAGCCGCGCGCTTATTGGGGCGCTTACGGTGCATCCAAGGCGGCGATGGACACGCTTATCACCGCTTATGGTGACGAAGTGGGCGAGATCAGCCGCATCCGCACGGCGATCGTCGATCCCGGCGCGACGCGCACCGTGATGCGCGCGCGCGCCTATCCGGGTGAAGACCCGGCTTCGGTGAAAGAGCCGGGCGTGGTTGCGGCGCGCATCGTTGCGCTGGCCGTCGACGGTTTTGAAAACAACCATTTCGAGCGCGTCGAAGCCTGA
- a CDS encoding NAD-dependent epimerase/dehydratase family protein — MILALTGGTGFVGGHVIRRALEAGYQVRALARRAQPARDGVTWIAGALDDPAALATLTAQADAVIHIAGVVNAPDRAGFVAGNIDGTRAIVEATAPGTRFVHVSSLSAREPQLSIYGWSKHEAEAVIAASALAWDMVRPPGIYGPGDMEMLDVFRFARSGFSITPPPGRVSWIHVDDLARLLVKLAETPASRAIYEVDDGREGGWTHHEFAVAIGAALGRRVRPIALPPALLRLGARIDGLMRGKNAKLTADRVAYFCHPDWTVDPAKRPTAEIWTPRIAGDAGLKETVESYRAAGLV, encoded by the coding sequence GTGATCCTCGCCCTCACCGGGGGGACCGGGTTCGTTGGGGGGCATGTGATCCGCCGGGCGCTGGAGGCGGGGTACCAAGTGCGGGCGCTCGCCCGACGCGCACAGCCCGCGCGGGACGGCGTGACGTGGATCGCCGGCGCGCTCGACGATCCGGCCGCGCTCGCCACGCTGACGGCACAGGCGGATGCGGTGATCCATATCGCGGGCGTGGTGAACGCGCCTGATCGCGCGGGCTTCGTCGCGGGAAATATCGACGGGACGCGCGCGATCGTGGAGGCGACGGCGCCGGGGACGCGCTTCGTCCATGTCTCCTCGCTTTCGGCGCGCGAGCCGCAGCTTTCGATCTATGGCTGGTCGAAACATGAGGCGGAGGCCGTGATCGCGGCATCCGCCCTTGCATGGGATATGGTGCGGCCGCCTGGAATCTACGGCCCGGGCGATATGGAAATGCTGGACGTATTCCGCTTCGCCCGGTCGGGCTTCTCGATCACGCCGCCGCCGGGGCGGGTTTCGTGGATCCACGTCGACGATCTCGCGCGGCTGCTGGTGAAGCTGGCGGAAACGCCCGCGTCGCGCGCCATCTATGAGGTAGATGATGGGCGTGAGGGCGGCTGGACCCATCACGAGTTCGCGGTGGCGATCGGGGCTGCGCTGGGGCGCAGGGTTCGTCCGATCGCGCTGCCGCCTGCACTATTGCGGCTTGGCGCGCGGATCGATGGACTGATGCGCGGCAAAAACGCGAAACTCACCGCCGACCGGGTGGCCTATTTTTGTCACCCCGATTGGACGGTCGACCCTGCCAAACGCCCCACAGCCGAGATCTGGACACCCCGGATCGCGGGCGATGCGGGGCTGAAAGAAACGGTCGAAAGCTATCGCGCGGCCGGTTTGGTGTAG
- the eda gene encoding bifunctional 4-hydroxy-2-oxoglutarate aldolase/2-dehydro-3-deoxy-phosphogluconate aldolase, whose protein sequence is MSATIEAIMRTSAVIPVLVIDDAATARPLAEALVAGGLRVLEVTLRTPAALDAIREMKQVPGVIVGAGTVVSTEQFEQVMDAGAEFIVSPGLTERLAQPIVASGVPFLPGIATAGDIMRGLDLGLTHFKFFPAETSGGLKALKALAAPFHQCRFCPTGGITEASAPDWLAFDRVLCVGGSWVTPAGASMAEVTAKARAAAGLR, encoded by the coding sequence ATGTCCGCAACCATCGAGGCGATCATGCGCACCAGCGCGGTGATCCCCGTCCTCGTCATCGATGACGCGGCAACCGCGCGACCGCTCGCCGAAGCGCTCGTCGCGGGCGGGCTGCGCGTGCTGGAGGTGACGTTGCGCACCCCCGCCGCGCTCGATGCTATCCGCGAGATGAAGCAGGTGCCCGGCGTGATCGTCGGTGCGGGCACCGTCGTCTCCACCGAACAGTTCGAGCAGGTGATGGACGCCGGTGCGGAATTCATCGTCTCCCCCGGCCTCACGGAGCGGCTGGCGCAACCGATCGTCGCCAGCGGCGTACCCTTTCTGCCGGGCATCGCGACCGCCGGGGACATCATGCGCGGGCTCGACCTCGGCCTTACGCATTTCAAATTCTTCCCGGCGGAAACGAGCGGCGGGCTGAAGGCGCTGAAGGCGTTGGCTGCCCCGTTCCACCAGTGCCGCTTCTGCCCAACCGGCGGGATCACCGAAGCCAGCGCGCCTGACTGGCTGGCGTTCGATCGCGTGCTGTGCGTCGGCGGAAGCTGGGTGACCCCCGCGGGCGCGTCAATGGCTGAGGTGACCGCAAAAGCGCGCGCTGCGGCGGGGCTCCGATAA
- the glk gene encoding glucokinase has translation METVAVDIGGTHARFAIAEVADGKVVHLGEPVTLKTAEHASLQTAWQAFAATLDRPLPGAAAISVASPITGDVIRLTNNPWVIRPSLIPERLDAEIYTIINDFGAVGHSVAQLPDDQFEHLCGPDTPLPPSGVTTVCGPGTGLGVAQVLRAAGRYHVLPTEGGHIDYAPLDAIEDALVGRLRSTYTRVSAERVCAGPGIVAIYETLAALDGRAVPSRDDKEIWQEALEGSDPIALAALDRFCLALGAVAGDLALAHGANSVVIAGGLGLRIKDRLLRSGFEHRFIAKGRFQSMMAAIPVKLITHPQPGLFGAAAAFAQEHS, from the coding sequence ATGGAAACAGTCGCAGTCGATATCGGGGGCACTCATGCGCGCTTCGCCATCGCCGAAGTGGCGGACGGCAAGGTGGTGCACCTCGGCGAGCCGGTGACGCTCAAGACAGCCGAGCACGCATCGTTGCAGACGGCATGGCAGGCGTTTGCCGCGACGCTCGATCGCCCCCTGCCCGGCGCTGCCGCGATTTCGGTCGCGTCGCCGATCACAGGCGACGTGATCCGCCTCACCAATAATCCATGGGTGATCCGCCCGTCGCTGATCCCGGAGCGGCTCGACGCCGAAATATATACGATCATCAATGATTTCGGCGCGGTTGGTCACTCGGTTGCGCAACTTCCGGACGATCAGTTCGAGCATCTTTGCGGTCCGGACACGCCGTTGCCGCCCAGCGGTGTCACCACGGTCTGCGGCCCCGGCACCGGCCTCGGGGTGGCACAGGTGCTGCGCGCCGCCGGCCGCTATCACGTCCTCCCGACCGAGGGCGGGCATATCGATTATGCGCCGCTGGATGCGATCGAGGATGCGCTCGTCGGGCGCCTGCGCTCAACCTATACCCGCGTATCCGCCGAGCGGGTCTGCGCCGGTCCCGGCATCGTCGCGATCTATGAAACGCTCGCCGCGCTGGATGGACGCGCTGTCCCCAGCCGCGATGACAAGGAAATCTGGCAGGAAGCACTCGAAGGCAGCGATCCGATCGCGCTGGCCGCGCTCGATCGCTTCTGTCTCGCGCTCGGCGCGGTGGCGGGCGATCTCGCGCTGGCACACGGCGCTAACAGCGTGGTGATCGCGGGCGGCCTTGGCCTGCGCATCAAGGATCGCCTGCTCCGCTCCGGCTTCGAGCATCGCTTCATCGCCAAGGGGCGCTTCCAATCGATGATGGCGGCGATCCCGGTCAAACTCATCACCCATCCCCAGCCCGGCCTGTTCGGCGCCGCGGCGGCTTTCGCGCAGGAGCATAGCTGA
- the edd gene encoding phosphogluconate dehydratase: MNPVVSAVTDRIIQRSRDSRARYLSLLERGREAWIGRPSLGCANLAHAYAGTPEDREAMKADAGMNIGIVTAYNDMLSAHAVYYRYPELMKLWAREVGATAQVAGGVPAMCDGVTQGYPGMELSLFSRDTIALATAVALSHGTFEGALLLGICDKIVPGLLMGALRFGHLPILLVPGGPMPSGLPNKAKAAVRERYATGECGREELLEAEIAAYHGPGTCTFFGTANTNQMMMEVMGLHIPGAAFVNPNTKLRQELTRAAVHRVAGLGWRGANYRPLGACVDERAIVNAAVGLLATGGSTNHLLHVPAIARAAGIVIDWEDFDRLSGAVPLIARVYPNGAADVNAFEEAGGMPFVIRELIASGHLHGDIVTAGGDTLAEAARKPALDDDKLIWRDPGASGDDTILRPADAPFSPDGGMRILQGNIGRACIKVSAVERDRWIIEAPARVFDDQLEVLSAFQRGELERDVVVVVRYQGPRANGMPELHKLTPPLGVLQNKGFRVALVTDGRMSGASGKVPCAIHSSPEALGGGAIGLIRDGDLIRLDAVAGTLDALVDPVEWASREQAPAPAPADGFGRELFGMFRGLADEAEKGASAILAGAGL, encoded by the coding sequence ATGAATCCGGTCGTCAGCGCGGTCACCGATCGCATCATCCAGCGCAGTCGTGATAGCCGCGCGCGCTATCTCTCGCTGCTGGAGCGCGGGCGCGAAGCATGGATCGGACGTCCCTCGCTCGGCTGCGCCAATCTCGCCCATGCCTATGCCGGCACGCCGGAGGATCGCGAGGCGATGAAGGCCGATGCCGGCATGAATATCGGCATCGTCACCGCCTATAACGACATGCTGTCCGCCCATGCGGTCTATTATCGCTATCCCGAGCTGATGAAGCTGTGGGCGCGCGAGGTTGGCGCCACGGCGCAGGTCGCGGGCGGCGTGCCCGCGATGTGCGACGGCGTGACGCAGGGCTATCCCGGCATGGAGCTGTCGCTGTTCAGCCGCGACACGATTGCATTGGCCACGGCGGTGGCGCTTTCCCACGGCACGTTCGAGGGCGCGCTGCTGCTCGGCATCTGCGACAAGATCGTGCCGGGCCTGTTGATGGGCGCCCTGCGCTTCGGCCATTTGCCGATACTGCTCGTCCCCGGTGGGCCAATGCCCTCCGGCTTGCCGAACAAGGCCAAGGCGGCGGTGCGCGAACGCTATGCGACCGGCGAATGCGGGCGCGAGGAACTGCTGGAGGCGGAGATCGCGGCCTATCACGGGCCCGGCACCTGCACCTTCTTTGGCACGGCCAACACCAATCAGATGATGATGGAGGTAATGGGGCTGCACATCCCGGGCGCTGCCTTCGTCAACCCCAACACCAAGCTGCGGCAGGAACTCACCCGCGCCGCGGTCCACCGCGTCGCCGGGCTTGGCTGGCGCGGCGCGAATTATCGTCCGCTGGGTGCCTGCGTCGATGAGCGCGCGATCGTCAATGCGGCGGTAGGCCTGCTCGCGACGGGGGGATCGACCAACCATCTGCTTCACGTTCCCGCCATCGCGCGCGCGGCGGGTATCGTGATCGATTGGGAGGATTTCGACCGGCTTTCCGGCGCGGTGCCGCTGATCGCACGAGTCTATCCCAATGGCGCGGCGGACGTGAACGCATTCGAGGAAGCGGGTGGGATGCCGTTCGTGATCCGCGAACTGATCGCCAGCGGTCATCTCCACGGCGATATCGTGACCGCCGGCGGCGACACGCTGGCGGAAGCCGCGCGCAAGCCCGCGCTGGATGATGACAAGCTCATCTGGCGCGATCCGGGCGCGAGTGGCGACGATACGATCCTGCGCCCCGCCGATGCCCCATTCTCACCGGATGGCGGGATGCGCATCCTGCAGGGCAATATCGGCCGGGCCTGCATCAAGGTTTCAGCCGTCGAGCGTGATCGCTGGATCATCGAGGCGCCCGCGCGCGTGTTCGACGATCAGCTTGAGGTGCTAAGTGCGTTCCAGCGCGGCGAGCTGGAACGCGATGTGGTGGTGGTTGTCCGCTATCAGGGTCCACGCGCCAATGGGATGCCGGAGCTGCACAAACTCACCCCGCCGCTCGGTGTGTTGCAAAACAAGGGTTTCCGGGTCGCTCTTGTCACCGACGGTCGCATGTCTGGTGCGAGCGGCAAGGTGCCGTGCGCGATCCATTCCTCGCCGGAGGCATTGGGCGGCGGCGCGATCGGGCTGATACGCGACGGTGATCTGATCCGGCTCGACGCGGTGGCGGGCACGCTCGATGCATTGGTCGATCCCGTCGAATGGGCCTCGCGCGAACAGGCGCCGGCGCCCGCTCCAGCCGACGGCTTCGGGCGGGAATTGTTCGGTATGTTCAGAGGCCTGGCCGACGAAGCTGAAAAAGGCGCGAGCGCGATACTCGCGGGTGCGGGGCTTTAG